In Dysgonomonadaceae bacterium zrk40, one genomic interval encodes:
- a CDS encoding TIR domain-containing protein produces MAKEFKIFISHSWAHGDDLEALQNLLNARGYFNVEFLEASKKVPINSENATYVKSVLRDRIRNSNIILALAGIYASHSEWMIWELETAQSYGIPIVGVIPRGQERISTEVYSRSKIDIRWNTESIVQAIRTYAI; encoded by the coding sequence ATGGCAAAAGAGTTTAAAATTTTCATTAGCCATTCATGGGCACATGGTGATGACCTTGAAGCTTTACAAAACTTACTTAACGCACGCGGCTACTTTAATGTAGAATTTCTAGAAGCGTCAAAGAAAGTTCCAATCAACTCTGAGAATGCAACTTATGTGAAATCAGTACTTAGAGATAGAATTCGAAATTCCAATATCATTTTGGCACTAGCAGGCATTTACGCATCACATAGCGAATGGATGATTTGGGAACTTGAAACTGCACAATCTTATGGAATCCCGATTGTAGGAGTAATTCCCAGAGGACAAGAAAGAATTTCGACAGAAGTTTATTCAAGGTCTAAAATTGATATCCGTTGGAATACTGAAAGCATTGTACAAGCAATTAGAACATATGCTATATAA
- a CDS encoding DUF4071 domain-containing protein yields the protein MEKICFVIMGYGKKTDPTLGKTYDLDATYHRIIKPAVVKAGYTCIRGDEILESGIIDKSMYALLIRADLVIADITTFNPNAIYELGIRHAARPYSTIVMKEKDGNIPFDINHNKTFTYAHMGEDIGASEAERCVTHLSSLILEIDKAKETDSPLFHHIRGVEPYTLPEDEYVQIIKDLASKEKSIFALVEKAKIEMKNGNFAEASKMWRKLTEKVESDTYFIQQWALCTYKDKTVNPKVALNDALTIISRLEPENRNTTDPETLGITGAIYKRLWQNDIEVIEYLDRAIEYYKRGFSINQDYYTGENYALCLDFKSEITSDSDEKIYLKVEAKKTRKEIINIIEKLSDDEDFEIRSDLKWIFATLANCHLAQDNVDLFEKYKSLFENCHPEAWEMETFQDSVKHINQLNSK from the coding sequence ATGGAAAAAATATGTTTTGTGATTATGGGTTATGGTAAAAAGACCGACCCGACACTAGGGAAAACCTACGACCTTGACGCAACATATCATCGTATAATTAAGCCTGCGGTTGTAAAGGCAGGCTATACTTGCATAAGAGGTGATGAAATTTTAGAATCGGGAATTATTGACAAAAGCATGTATGCTCTGCTTATTAGAGCAGATTTAGTTATTGCAGACATAACTACATTTAACCCAAATGCAATTTACGAACTTGGCATTCGACACGCTGCAAGACCCTACTCTACAATTGTAATGAAAGAAAAAGATGGCAATATACCATTTGACATAAATCATAATAAAACGTTTACATACGCTCATATGGGGGAAGACATAGGGGCATCAGAAGCTGAAAGATGTGTAACACACTTAAGCAGTTTAATTCTCGAAATAGACAAAGCTAAAGAAACAGACAGCCCGCTTTTTCACCATATTAGAGGTGTTGAACCATATACATTACCCGAAGATGAGTATGTTCAAATTATAAAAGATTTAGCATCTAAAGAGAAAAGCATTTTCGCCCTTGTTGAGAAAGCCAAGATAGAAATGAAAAATGGAAACTTTGCAGAGGCGTCTAAAATGTGGAGAAAGCTAACAGAGAAAGTCGAAAGTGATACTTATTTTATCCAACAATGGGCTCTATGTACATATAAAGACAAAACTGTCAATCCAAAAGTGGCATTGAATGATGCACTTACTATCATAAGTAGATTAGAACCCGAGAACCGAAACACTACAGACCCTGAAACTTTGGGTATAACAGGAGCTATTTATAAGCGACTTTGGCAAAATGACATAGAAGTAATTGAATATCTTGATAGAGCAATCGAATATTATAAAAGAGGATTCTCAATAAATCAAGATTATTATACAGGAGAAAACTATGCACTTTGCCTAGACTTCAAATCAGAAATTACATCAGATTCAGATGAAAAAATATATTTAAAAGTAGAGGCTAAAAAGACCAGAAAAGAAATCATAAACATTATTGAAAAACTCAGTGATGACGAGGATTTTGAGATAAGAAGTGATTTAAAATGGATTTTTGCAACATTAGCGAATTGTCATCTTGCCCAAGACAATGTTGACCTGTTTGAGAAGTATAAATCCTTATTTGAAAACTGTCACCCTGAGGCATGGGAAATGGAAACTTTTCAAGATTCCGTGAAACACATTAATCAATTAAATTCAAAATAA
- a CDS encoding patatin-like phospholipase family protein, which translates to MKQNVALVLSSGGSKGLAHIGVINELERLGFQISSISGSSIGSVIGGVYAIGKIPEYTKWVSTFNKRDVWGFMDFTLATNGLLKGERVFDKMKTFIPDMNIEDMPIPFAAVATDILHEKEVVFTKGSFYEAARASVAIPAVFTPVKYTDTILVDGGVLNPIPIEYVSRKNGDMLIVVNLYGDKKTDIPKETNTNNGYLNRLMNTISTLILTGDKYSTGYYSLLSSTTSAMIHKIAKMSIEKHKPDMIINIPYDSANTFDFYKAKELIQLGESAAKEAINYYYKNL; encoded by the coding sequence ATGAAACAGAATGTAGCACTAGTACTATCAAGTGGTGGCTCAAAGGGGCTTGCTCATATAGGCGTTATAAATGAATTAGAGCGGCTGGGTTTTCAAATATCTTCTATTTCAGGTTCTTCTATCGGGTCGGTTATTGGCGGCGTTTATGCCATAGGTAAAATACCAGAATATACCAAGTGGGTAAGCACCTTTAACAAAAGGGATGTATGGGGCTTTATGGATTTTACGCTTGCAACAAATGGCTTATTAAAAGGTGAGCGGGTTTTTGATAAAATGAAAACTTTTATCCCTGATATGAATATTGAAGATATGCCCATCCCCTTTGCTGCCGTTGCTACTGATATACTCCACGAAAAAGAAGTGGTTTTTACAAAAGGAAGCTTTTATGAAGCTGCCCGTGCATCCGTTGCAATTCCGGCAGTTTTTACGCCGGTAAAATACACTGATACCATTCTTGTTGACGGTGGCGTTCTTAATCCAATTCCTATTGAATACGTGTCCCGTAAGAATGGAGATATGCTGATAGTAGTGAATCTTTACGGTGACAAAAAAACTGATATTCCAAAAGAAACAAATACTAATAACGGATATTTAAATAGGTTGATGAACACCATATCGACCTTAATCTTAACTGGTGACAAGTACAGTACAGGGTATTACTCACTTTTAAGCAGTACGACATCGGCAATGATACATAAGATTGCAAAAATGAGCATCGAGAAACATAAACCCGATATGATAATTAATATACCATACGATTCGGCAAATACCTTTGATTTTTACAAGGCAAAAGAATTGATACAGTTAGGGGAAAGTGCAGCAAAAGAGGCAATAAATTATTATTATAAAAACCTATAA
- the ltrA gene encoding group II intron reverse transcriptase/maturase, with protein MIEQVINRHNMMRALQQVRQNKGSAGVDRMPVSELYDHLTKNRESIGQSLLNGTYLPQPILGVEIPKGNGKTRLLGVPTVVDRMLQQAVGQVLANRFEMEFEDYSYGFRPNKNALQAVLKALEYINNGYQDIVDIDLKSFFDEVDHCILLQLLYRKVKCPLTLRLIRKWLRAPILINGKLVKRRKGVPQGSPLSPILSNIMLDELDKELDRRGLKSVRYADDFSIYCKSQWQARKTGNEIFLFLKSKLHLPINREKSGIRRPVNFSLLGYGFVPTYKKGEKGKYQLVVSGKGWKNLKLKLKAITRKTTPASFDERIHKLKEVQRGWLQYYRMASIQEKLKDVDGWVRNRLRCCIWKQWKKSERRRKNLIRLGVDLEHAYSHSRSRMGTWAVACSPILKTTITVERLQQRGYEPMFTYYQKIAPFLNEPLYT; from the coding sequence TTGATCGAGCAAGTGATTAACCGTCACAACATGATGCGTGCATTGCAACAGGTCAGGCAGAACAAAGGTTCGGCAGGAGTTGACCGGATGCCTGTAAGCGAACTATACGACCACCTGACAAAGAACAGGGAAAGTATAGGGCAATCATTGTTAAATGGCACTTACCTGCCACAACCCATTTTGGGGGTAGAGATACCCAAGGGAAATGGGAAGACACGTCTTTTAGGTGTGCCTACCGTGGTTGACCGAATGCTTCAACAAGCCGTAGGGCAAGTTTTAGCCAACCGGTTCGAAATGGAATTTGAGGATTACAGTTATGGATTTCGCCCGAATAAGAATGCCCTGCAAGCGGTACTCAAAGCATTGGAGTATATAAACAATGGTTATCAGGATATAGTAGACATTGACCTGAAGAGCTTCTTTGACGAAGTAGACCACTGCATTTTGCTGCAATTGTTGTATCGCAAGGTAAAATGCCCGCTTACGCTGCGTCTTATCCGCAAATGGCTGCGAGCGCCGATTTTAATCAACGGGAAGTTAGTCAAACGCCGAAAAGGAGTACCACAGGGCAGTCCGCTGAGCCCGATTCTCTCCAATATCATGTTAGATGAATTGGATAAAGAATTAGACAGACGTGGATTAAAGTCTGTCCGCTATGCTGACGACTTTAGCATTTATTGCAAAAGCCAATGGCAAGCCCGCAAAACAGGCAACGAGATCTTTCTCTTTCTAAAGAGTAAACTACACCTGCCTATTAATCGGGAGAAAAGTGGAATCCGTCGCCCCGTAAACTTTTCGCTATTAGGATATGGTTTTGTGCCCACTTACAAAAAGGGGGAAAAAGGCAAATACCAGCTGGTGGTAAGCGGCAAAGGATGGAAAAACCTGAAACTAAAACTCAAAGCCATCACCCGAAAAACCACACCCGCCAGTTTCGATGAGCGTATCCACAAACTGAAAGAAGTACAGCGAGGCTGGCTTCAATACTACCGCATGGCAAGTATCCAGGAAAAACTCAAAGATGTGGATGGGTGGGTGCGTAACCGGTTACGTTGCTGTATCTGGAAACAATGGAAGAAATCCGAACGAAGACGGAAAAACCTGATACGTTTGGGCGTTGACCTTGAACACGCATACAGCCACAGCCGTAGCCGAATGGGTACATGGGCGGTCGCCTGTAGCCCTATTTTGAAAACCACCATCACGGTGGAACGTCTGCAACAACGCGGTTACGAACCTATGTTTACTTATTATCAGAAAATTGCTCCATTTCTTAACGAACCGCTGTATACGTGA
- a CDS encoding Y-family DNA polymerase — protein MYALVDCNNFYASCERVFNPSLNGKPIVVLSNNDGCVIARSNEAKSLGIPMGAPAFEYESVFRRNSVKVFSANFPLYGDMSHRVMSLLSNFSPDQEIYSIDECFLNLDGLNVDLQQYGLQMKSRVEKGTGIPISIGIAPTKALSKLANRIAKKFPKETGSSYVIDSEEKRIKALKWLKVEDIWGVGRRNSKKLYAIGANKAIDFVQLPESWVLKNMTIVGLNLQKDLKGIPTLEMVPVEKKKSIATTRTFETDLRSFDEVRERITTFTAMGAEKLRQQRSLCKKMIVFLETNRFKEHETQYYPSIQIKLPFPTNSTLELVKFANIALKQIYKPYLYFKRGGVWFTDFVDANEFQPSLFFNSDPKHKKLMEAIDGLNHKYHKEVIRIATQDPRKHKMRQEHLSKHFTTDINEILTVGL, from the coding sequence TCGACTGCAATAACTTTTACGCTTCCTGCGAAAGGGTTTTCAACCCTTCGCTGAACGGCAAACCTATCGTTGTTCTCTCGAACAACGACGGTTGTGTTATTGCCCGATCCAACGAAGCCAAAAGCCTCGGCATCCCCATGGGGGCGCCGGCTTTTGAGTATGAATCGGTTTTCCGTCGGAACAGTGTCAAAGTCTTCTCCGCTAACTTCCCGCTCTATGGTGACATGAGCCACAGAGTGATGAGCCTGCTTTCCAACTTCTCACCCGATCAGGAGATCTATTCCATCGACGAGTGCTTCCTGAATCTCGATGGCCTCAACGTGGACCTGCAACAGTATGGCCTGCAGATGAAGTCTCGTGTCGAGAAGGGTACCGGTATCCCGATCAGCATTGGCATCGCACCCACCAAAGCTCTTTCCAAACTGGCCAACCGCATCGCGAAGAAGTTTCCCAAGGAGACCGGTAGCAGCTACGTGATCGACAGCGAAGAGAAAAGGATCAAAGCCCTCAAATGGTTGAAGGTGGAGGATATCTGGGGTGTGGGCAGAAGGAATTCGAAGAAACTTTATGCCATCGGTGCCAACAAGGCCATCGACTTTGTGCAGCTCCCCGAATCCTGGGTGCTGAAGAACATGACAATCGTCGGATTAAATCTTCAAAAAGATTTGAAGGGAATCCCCACCCTCGAGATGGTACCGGTGGAAAAGAAGAAGAGCATCGCTACCACCCGCACCTTCGAGACGGATCTCCGCTCCTTCGATGAGGTGCGGGAGCGCATTACTACATTCACGGCCATGGGTGCCGAGAAGTTGAGGCAGCAGCGATCGCTCTGCAAAAAGATGATCGTTTTCCTCGAAACCAACCGTTTCAAAGAGCACGAAACGCAATACTACCCATCCATACAGATCAAACTTCCTTTCCCGACCAACTCCACGCTCGAGCTGGTGAAGTTCGCCAACATCGCTTTGAAACAGATCTACAAGCCGTATCTTTATTTCAAGCGGGGTGGGGTATGGTTCACCGATTTTGTCGATGCCAACGAGTTCCAACCCTCGCTCTTCTTCAACTCCGATCCCAAACACAAAAAACTGATGGAGGCCATCGACGGCCTAAATCACAAGTACCACAAGGAAGTGATCCGCATCGCCACCCAGGATCCCCGCAAACACAAGATGCGCCAGGAACACCTCTCCAAACACTTCACCACCGACATCAACGAAATTCTCACTGTCGGATTGTAG
- a CDS encoding 1-acyl-sn-glycerol-3-phosphate acyltransferase, whose protein sequence is MISGFILKYLLGWKIKGEFPNIKRSIIIFAPHTSYWDGFYGKLYLMQLGINYKFLSKKEFFKFPLNYFFKIFGSIPVSKTKEYIDYVAELINISQELHIVLSPEGQLAKTIRWKKGYYYMAVRANVPIVVGYIDYKKKEIGIKKVIYNPTDISIVRKEIAQLYSDVSAKYPENFSPELKV, encoded by the coding sequence ATGATTTCTGGTTTTATATTGAAATATTTATTAGGTTGGAAAATCAAAGGCGAATTTCCAAACATCAAAAGAAGCATCATCATATTTGCCCCACACACTAGCTACTGGGATGGATTTTATGGAAAACTATATTTAATGCAGTTAGGTATAAATTACAAATTTCTATCAAAAAAAGAATTTTTCAAATTTCCATTAAACTATTTCTTTAAGATTTTTGGTTCTATACCCGTGAGTAAAACCAAGGAGTACATTGATTATGTTGCTGAATTAATTAATATTAGCCAAGAACTTCATATCGTGTTGTCTCCGGAAGGGCAATTGGCAAAAACAATACGATGGAAAAAAGGGTATTACTATATGGCTGTACGAGCAAATGTCCCCATTGTTGTTGGATACATTGATTATAAGAAGAAAGAAATCGGAATTAAAAAAGTGATTTATAACCCAACAGATATTAGTATAGTAAGAAAAGAGATTGCTCAATTGTATTCTGATGTTTCAGCAAAATATCCTGAAAATTTTTCACCTGAACTAAAAGTATAA
- the istA gene encoding IS21 family transposase yields the protein MYTKQEIIISSYRDGKSQRTIARELQISRKTVNKYIQEYEATLESSDCKETAGALFLSGNPVYKMTVPRGKLKLTNDVQEFIDKLLSKNKEKLEQGLQKQLMKKKDIHDALLDHGFDVGYTTLCNYIRLKEKQQSSKEAYIRQAYAPGDICEFDWGEIKLLIGGKRTSLQLAVFTSAYSNWRYAFIYNRQDTLAFMEAHTRFFEKIGGVYREMVYDNMRVAVARFAGNHEKEPTRALLELRGHYQFTHRFTNFYRGNEKGHVERSVEYVRRKAFAPKDDFNSAHEAQRWLDSTLERLNGVKQQGTGKSANMLLEEERRVLGKHPVSVMICSEQIQLRADKYATVSHQGNRYSVPDHLVGLFVDVSIRSREVYIFFENKRVAIHSRSYKPHDWVIDIEHYLGTFKKKPGALAGSKALADNNYLRDLYLNFFQDEPREFIELLSYCREQMVSEEKLEESVKRLLGTCADNVTVERLLALIGNKHPVTPITETTDNIAIKAKEQLTWITQLMHQTNNNGQYKSANSRI from the coding sequence ATGTATACAAAACAGGAAATCATTATTAGCAGCTATCGTGATGGTAAAAGCCAGCGTACTATAGCCCGCGAACTGCAGATCAGTCGTAAGACTGTCAATAAGTACATTCAGGAGTATGAAGCAACTTTAGAATCCTCTGATTGCAAAGAGACAGCCGGTGCATTATTTTTATCCGGCAATCCAGTCTATAAGATGACTGTACCCCGCGGTAAACTAAAGCTTACAAACGATGTGCAAGAGTTTATAGATAAACTGCTTTCTAAAAACAAAGAGAAGCTTGAGCAGGGATTGCAAAAGCAGCTGATGAAAAAGAAAGACATCCATGATGCACTGCTTGATCATGGTTTTGATGTAGGATACACCACGCTGTGCAACTACATAAGGCTTAAAGAGAAGCAGCAGTCATCTAAAGAGGCATATATCCGTCAGGCTTATGCACCTGGTGATATATGTGAATTTGACTGGGGTGAGATTAAACTTTTGATTGGTGGTAAACGCACAAGCTTACAACTTGCTGTTTTCACCAGTGCCTACAGTAACTGGCGGTATGCTTTTATCTATAATCGTCAGGATACACTCGCGTTTATGGAAGCTCATACACGCTTCTTTGAGAAGATTGGCGGTGTATACCGTGAGATGGTTTATGATAATATGCGGGTTGCAGTAGCAAGGTTTGCAGGTAATCATGAGAAAGAGCCCACTCGCGCTTTACTGGAGCTTAGAGGTCATTATCAGTTTACTCACCGCTTTACCAACTTCTATCGCGGGAATGAGAAAGGTCACGTAGAGCGCAGCGTGGAGTACGTGCGCCGTAAAGCCTTTGCTCCCAAAGATGATTTTAACTCTGCCCATGAAGCTCAACGGTGGCTTGATTCCACTTTAGAGAGGCTTAACGGGGTTAAACAGCAGGGTACGGGCAAGAGTGCCAATATGCTTCTGGAGGAAGAGAGAAGAGTTCTGGGCAAACATCCGGTATCAGTGATGATTTGCAGTGAACAGATCCAGCTAAGAGCAGATAAATATGCAACCGTCAGCCATCAGGGCAACCGTTACTCTGTACCCGATCATCTGGTAGGCCTGTTTGTTGATGTGAGCATCAGAAGCAGAGAGGTATATATCTTCTTTGAAAATAAACGGGTTGCCATTCATTCCCGTAGCTACAAGCCTCATGACTGGGTAATTGATATAGAACATTACCTTGGCACATTCAAGAAAAAGCCGGGAGCTCTTGCCGGAAGCAAGGCTCTGGCAGACAATAATTATCTGAGAGATCTTTATCTCAACTTCTTCCAGGATGAGCCTCGTGAGTTTATTGAACTGTTATCTTACTGCCGTGAACAGATGGTTAGTGAAGAGAAGCTGGAAGAATCAGTAAAGCGATTACTTGGCACCTGTGCTGACAATGTTACTGTCGAGAGGCTGCTAGCTCTTATTGGTAACAAGCATCCTGTAACACCAATAACAGAGACCACAGATAATATAGCCATTAAAGCTAAAGAACAACTAACCTGGATTACCCAATTAATGCATCAAACAAACAACAATGGACAATATAAATCAGCAAATAGCAGAATATAG
- a CDS encoding glycerol acyltransferase — MDLSKEYINIHKLIKASDSKLLKRLPDFVIYLIKLIIRQNEINRILSAYADYEGVDFLPKIIKELNIKVELEGIENLPDNGKCFFVANHPFGFVDGLILTSTVANKYGDFKAIGNNVFMLIPHLKENIAAVNVFGTNPREYILELEKQFKSDIPITHFPAGLVSRIKKGKVEDSDWQKGFIKKAVAYQRNVVPFYFYGRNSLLFYFIYIARKTFGISKTLELVLLPHELFNKRNKTIRVKIGKPISYSTFDISRSHHDWSQFVKKTGL; from the coding sequence ATGGATTTATCAAAAGAATATATCAATATTCATAAGCTCATTAAAGCAAGTGATTCGAAACTTCTTAAACGGTTGCCCGACTTTGTGATTTACCTGATTAAGCTAATTATCAGGCAAAATGAGATAAATAGAATTCTATCTGCTTACGCTGATTACGAAGGGGTTGATTTTTTGCCTAAAATAATTAAGGAGCTAAACATAAAAGTAGAACTTGAAGGAATTGAGAATTTACCCGACAATGGCAAATGCTTTTTTGTGGCAAATCACCCTTTTGGATTTGTTGATGGCTTAATTTTAACAAGCACAGTTGCTAACAAATACGGTGATTTTAAGGCTATCGGCAACAACGTATTTATGCTTATTCCTCATTTAAAAGAGAATATTGCTGCGGTAAATGTTTTTGGAACAAATCCAAGGGAGTATATTTTAGAATTGGAGAAACAATTTAAGTCTGATATCCCTATTACTCATTTCCCCGCTGGTCTTGTTTCGAGGATTAAAAAAGGAAAAGTTGAGGATAGTGACTGGCAAAAAGGGTTTATTAAGAAAGCAGTTGCGTATCAGCGTAACGTTGTTCCATTTTATTTCTACGGGCGAAATTCACTTCTTTTTTATTTTATATACATAGCCCGGAAAACTTTTGGAATAAGTAAAACCTTGGAATTAGTTCTATTGCCTCATGAACTATTTAACAAACGAAATAAAACCATCAGGGTTAAAATAGGCAAGCCCATTTCATACAGCACCTTCGATATATCAAGGTCTCACCACGATTGGTCACAATTTGTAAAAAAAACAGGTCTATAA
- the istB gene encoding IS21-like element helper ATPase IstB: MDNINQQIAEYSKALRLPVFRRDYKELAAEAAKERIDYEEYLLRLMEREWEVKQENRKKAQIRNARFPSKMYLTNLERDQLPQGAKEKLPLLERLDFIASSQNVILSGNPGTGKTHIAIGIGLKACMQGYKVLFTTVHRLLTQLRESQSQKTLKQVENQFEKYDLVICDEFGYVSFDKQGAELLFNHLSLRAGRKSTIITTNLGFDRWEEIFGDPVLTAALVDRLTHKAHLVNMNGESYRLKETKKMMNEK; this comes from the coding sequence ATGGACAATATAAATCAGCAAATAGCAGAATATAGCAAAGCTCTCAGACTGCCTGTTTTCAGACGAGATTACAAAGAGCTTGCAGCAGAGGCTGCTAAAGAGAGGATCGATTATGAAGAGTACCTTCTAAGACTCATGGAACGTGAGTGGGAAGTTAAGCAGGAGAACCGTAAAAAAGCTCAGATAAGGAATGCCAGGTTCCCTTCCAAAATGTATCTGACTAACCTTGAGCGAGATCAATTGCCACAGGGTGCAAAGGAAAAACTGCCTCTGCTTGAAAGACTGGATTTTATAGCATCATCACAAAATGTGATACTATCCGGTAACCCGGGTACAGGCAAAACACACATAGCGATAGGGATTGGACTTAAAGCCTGTATGCAGGGATACAAAGTATTGTTTACAACCGTACACAGACTACTGACTCAATTACGTGAATCGCAGTCCCAAAAGACTTTAAAACAGGTTGAAAATCAATTTGAAAAGTATGATCTGGTAATATGTGATGAGTTTGGATATGTATCTTTCGATAAGCAGGGAGCAGAGTTGCTGTTTAATCACCTCTCTTTAAGAGCAGGAAGAAAATCAACCATCATAACAACAAACCTTGGCTTTGACCGGTGGGAAGAGATCTTTGGAGACCCAGTACTTACAGCTGCTCTTGTAGACAGGCTAACCCACAAAGCACATCTTGTAAATATGAATGGTGAATCGTACAGATTAAAGGAAACTAAAAAAATGATGAATGAAAAATGA
- a CDS encoding glycosyltransferase family 2 protein, which yields MSKISAIICVYNEEKTIKEVVTTVCDYFFDEVIVVNDGSTDRTDAILTELFGLHNIKYVLLPENKGKGYAMAKGIENASGDIIVFVDADLSNLQEEHLAQLITPIFKNEADMVLGQPTETAIHTKLNPFKSFTGERALLRLDLLPILDKMKGSRFGVETLINIYYKSRKKKVTLVYLEGLKHPIKYKKTTFVKATKHFLFEAKEIIYTLIINYQILKHLFRK from the coding sequence ATGAGTAAAATTTCGGCCATAATTTGTGTTTACAACGAGGAGAAAACAATCAAAGAAGTAGTAACCACCGTATGCGATTACTTTTTTGACGAGGTTATTGTTGTTAATGACGGTTCAACCGATAGAACGGATGCGATTTTAACTGAACTATTCGGCTTACACAATATTAAGTACGTTCTCCTTCCTGAAAATAAAGGGAAAGGCTACGCAATGGCAAAAGGCATTGAGAATGCTAGCGGTGATATAATTGTTTTTGTTGATGCTGATTTATCAAATTTACAGGAAGAACATTTGGCTCAATTAATAACACCAATATTCAAAAATGAGGCCGATATGGTATTGGGACAGCCAACGGAAACAGCAATACATACAAAATTAAACCCGTTCAAATCATTTACGGGCGAAAGAGCATTACTAAGGCTTGATCTTTTGCCTATTCTGGATAAAATGAAGGGATCCAGGTTTGGGGTAGAAACCTTAATCAACATATACTACAAATCGAGAAAAAAGAAAGTTACTTTAGTTTATCTCGAGGGATTAAAGCATCCCATTAAATATAAAAAAACAACCTTTGTTAAAGCAACGAAACATTTTCTATTTGAAGCTAAAGAAATAATTTATACGCTGATTATAAATTATCAGATATTGAAACATCTTTTTAGAAAATGA
- a CDS encoding glycosyltransferase, translated as MKKVSAIICAYNEEKTLKDVILSVSESLIVSEIIVVNDGSSDNTKKIIEELQKEIEITAIHFTENKGKGYAMAVGVENSTFDIMLFVDADQSNIIQGYINQLTNPLLKEESDMVLGYSTVNILSQDVNPLKILTGERALYKEDIIPILDKMKESRFGVETLLYFYYISIGKSIKFIRLKGMTHKDKYKKMSSFKAFKATTGYINEGFEIAYTAFKNYELLLKSVEKQISKRVKQ; from the coding sequence ATGAAAAAAGTATCGGCAATAATATGTGCATATAACGAGGAGAAAACGCTAAAAGATGTCATCCTTTCAGTTTCAGAATCTTTAATTGTTAGTGAGATTATTGTAGTTAATGATGGGTCTTCGGATAATACTAAGAAAATAATTGAGGAGCTGCAGAAAGAGATTGAGATAACGGCAATCCATTTTACAGAAAACAAAGGGAAAGGATACGCCATGGCGGTGGGAGTTGAAAATTCAACCTTTGATATTATGCTATTTGTTGATGCCGACCAGTCGAACATTATTCAGGGATACATTAATCAATTAACCAACCCTTTATTAAAAGAAGAATCGGACATGGTTTTAGGCTATTCTACTGTAAATATTTTAAGCCAGGATGTAAATCCTTTAAAAATATTAACAGGTGAAAGAGCTTTATACAAAGAAGATATTATACCAATTCTTGATAAAATGAAGGAGTCACGTTTTGGTGTAGAAACTCTATTGTATTTTTATTACATATCGATTGGCAAGTCCATAAAATTTATCAGGTTAAAAGGGATGACACATAAGGATAAGTACAAAAAAATGTCTTCGTTTAAGGCGTTTAAGGCAACAACAGGCTATATTAACGAAGGCTTTGAAATAGCCTATACAGCCTTTAAGAATTATGAGCTTTTACTAAAATCTGTAGAAAAACAAATTTCTAAAAGAGTGAAACAATGA